From the Carya illinoinensis cultivar Pawnee chromosome 4, C.illinoinensisPawnee_v1, whole genome shotgun sequence genome, one window contains:
- the LOC122306195 gene encoding uncharacterized protein LOC122306195, producing MDKAWMSIEDRFMSNEYAIGVSHFMNMAKEHAQGGIDIRCPCRRCRNMLFQTITTVEEHLFIIGIDPSYKDWIFHGEEEVLDVNSSEEGDDASGNDSYIDDTDELLDDIQAGASMDQSGGSQIPAFDGVTLGGSSATFPELLEDARSPLCPSCLTFSKLSFIVKLLHIKTVGGWSVKSFNMVIKLLKSAFPDALLPDSYNDACRLERGLGFNYTKIDACLNDCVLFWKEHSDKEKCPKCNTPRWVLSSTKQKKIPHKVLRHFPLVPRLQRLFVSNKTAGAMRWHATERVNDYNVMRHPTDSKVWKDFGVQYPQFASDPRNVRIGLTSDGFNPFNNIAKPYSIWPVILVAYNLPPWLCMKDPYLMLLLLIPGPKAPGNDIDVYLRPLIEELKFLWEVGVNTYDAFALQSFRLHATLLWTINDFPAYANLSGWSTKGKMACPTLY from the coding sequence ATGGACAAGGCGTGGATGAGTATTGAAGATAGATTTATGTCTAACGAGTATGCAATAGGAGTTAGCCATTTCATGAATATGGCTAAGGAGCATGCACAAGGGGGCATTGACATTAGGTGTCCATGCCGTAGATGTCGTAACATGCTCTTCCAGACAATAACCACAGTCGAGgagcatttatttattatagggATTGATCCTTCTTATAAGGATTGGATTTTTcacggtgaagaggaagtgTTGGATGTTAATTCATCAGAAGAAGGTGATGATGCCAGCGGAAATGATTCCTATATTGATGATACGGATGAGCTGTTGGATGACATTCAGGCTGGAGCTTCTATGGATCAGTCTGGAGGTTCTCAAATACCTGCTTTTGATGGTGTCACACTTGGTGGTTCTTCAGCAACCTTTCCAGAATTGTTAGAAGATGCGAGGAGTCCACTTTGTCCATCATGCTTGACGTTTTCAAAGCTTTCTTTTATCGTAAAGTTGCTTCATATAAAGACAGTTGGTGGTTGGAGTGTTAAATCCTTTAACATGGTCATCAAGCTCCTGAAATCTGCATTTCCTGACGCTCTTCTCCCTGACTCATACAATGATGCATGCCGATTGGAACGTGGCCTCGGGTTTAATTACACAAAGATAGATGCTTGTttgaatgattgtgttttattttggaaggaacATTCTGATAAAGAGAAGTGCCCAAAATGCAACACTCCGAGATGGGTGTTAAGTAGTACTAAGCAAAAGAAAATTCCACACAAAGTGCTCAGACATTTCCCGTTGGTCCCAAGACTGCAAAGACTATTTGTTTCTAATAAGACTGCCGGGGCAATGAGATGGCATGCTACTGAACGCGTCAACGATTATAATGTGATGAGGCACCCTACAGATTCGAAGGTATGGAAAGATTTTGGCGTGCAGTACCCTCAGTTTGCTTCAGATCCTCGTAATGTGAGAATTGGGTTAACGAGTGATGGGTTTAATCCATTTAACAATATAGCTAAACCCTACAGTATATGGCCAGTGATTCTTGTAGCATATAACTTGCCCccttggttatgcatgaaagatccatacctCATGCTTTTGTTGCTAATTCCTGGCCCAAAAGCACCAGGCAACGATATCGACGTGTATCTACGCCCTTTAATTGAAGAACTGAAGTTTCTATGGGAAGTGGGTGTCAATACATACGATGCATTTGCATTACAATCGTTTCGATTACATGCAACACTACTCTGGACCATTAATGACTTCCCAGCGTATGCTAAtctttctgggtggagcacaaaggggAAGATGGCATGTCCTACATTGTACTAA